A genomic window from Candidatus Zixiibacteriota bacterium includes:
- a CDS encoding OPT family oligopeptide transporter, producing MAMEQQSRHSAGGREDAAGPHDAYEEYELPVEGFRGAPEEVERQWYERCYVGRGDTIKQLTWRAVIMGWVLGGILSLTNIYIGLKAGWAFGVAITACILSYAIWTTFHKIGLARTQMTILENNCMQSTASAAGYSTGGTLISAFAAYILINNETLPFSLMLAWVFFVAVLGVTMAVPMKRQMINVEQLRFPSGIAAAETLRALHAKGEKGMRAARALGIAGLLAMVSAFLTDGLRLITSRLEFLQLSTLVDRFSAATLGRAWMGRTVTFAWDPIFIAAGMFVGMRVAASMFIGSVLGWMIFVPLVQAYVPEASGLTGFRSLVQWTLWGGTACMVTSGILSVFFQWKSAVRAFKGLGDMLLRRGGGTRDKLDAVETPGSWFLIGQVIALIALAILGHITFDMPYWQSAIAVILSFALALVACRVTGETDTTPVGAMGKITQLTFGALSPGNINVNLMAANITAGAATSSADLLTDLKSGYLLGAHPRKQFIAQFAGIFVGTLVTVAAFRILVPDASVLGTDQFPAPAAQTWRGVAEAMSKGLSTMHPVKIWAIVIGGLVGIILPTLSRLFPKKQKWIPSAAGVGLAWVFQWFYGLLFLIGALIGYGWQKRNAKHCEEYLFPVASGIVAGGALMGVILVFWENGAEILKQLFG from the coding sequence ATGGCAATGGAACAACAGTCGCGGCATTCGGCGGGAGGGCGCGAAGATGCAGCCGGCCCCCACGACGCCTATGAGGAGTACGAGCTCCCGGTGGAGGGATTCCGGGGTGCCCCGGAGGAGGTCGAGCGCCAGTGGTATGAGCGTTGCTACGTGGGCCGTGGTGACACAATCAAACAACTCACCTGGCGTGCCGTCATCATGGGGTGGGTGCTGGGCGGCATTCTCTCACTGACGAACATCTACATCGGTCTCAAGGCCGGTTGGGCCTTTGGTGTCGCCATCACCGCCTGCATCCTCTCCTACGCCATCTGGACCACCTTCCACAAAATCGGACTGGCCCGGACGCAAATGACGATCCTCGAGAACAATTGCATGCAGTCGACGGCCAGTGCCGCGGGGTATTCAACCGGAGGGACGTTGATCTCCGCCTTCGCCGCGTACATCCTCATAAACAACGAGACTCTTCCCTTCTCACTTATGCTGGCCTGGGTCTTCTTCGTCGCCGTTCTCGGCGTGACTATGGCCGTACCCATGAAGCGCCAGATGATCAATGTCGAACAACTCCGATTCCCCAGCGGGATTGCCGCGGCGGAGACCTTGCGGGCCCTTCACGCGAAGGGTGAGAAGGGGATGCGAGCCGCGCGTGCCCTTGGAATCGCCGGCCTCCTGGCCATGGTGAGCGCCTTCCTAACCGATGGCCTTCGACTCATTACTTCCCGTCTGGAATTCCTGCAGTTATCCACCCTGGTGGACCGGTTCAGCGCCGCGACGCTCGGCAGGGCTTGGATGGGCCGCACCGTCACGTTCGCCTGGGATCCGATCTTCATCGCCGCCGGCATGTTTGTGGGCATGAGAGTGGCGGCCAGCATGTTCATCGGTTCCGTGCTGGGCTGGATGATCTTCGTCCCCTTGGTGCAGGCGTATGTGCCGGAGGCCAGCGGCTTGACCGGCTTCCGGTCCCTGGTCCAGTGGACACTCTGGGGCGGTACGGCCTGCATGGTCACTTCGGGGATCCTGTCGGTGTTTTTCCAGTGGAAGAGTGCCGTCCGCGCATTCAAGGGTCTGGGAGACATGCTGCTGAGGCGCGGCGGCGGAACGCGCGACAAACTCGACGCGGTTGAGACTCCGGGCTCCTGGTTCCTGATCGGACAAGTCATCGCCTTGATCGCACTGGCGATTCTGGGGCACATTACATTCGACATGCCGTACTGGCAGAGCGCCATCGCGGTGATCTTAAGCTTCGCGCTCGCGCTGGTCGCCTGCCGCGTCACTGGTGAGACCGACACAACGCCGGTGGGGGCCATGGGCAAGATCACCCAGTTGACGTTCGGCGCGCTCTCGCCGGGGAACATCAACGTGAATCTGATGGCGGCCAACATCACGGCGGGAGCGGCGACATCGTCAGCCGATCTGCTCACCGACCTGAAGAGCGGTTATCTCCTCGGCGCCCATCCCCGGAAGCAGTTTATTGCCCAATTCGCCGGCATCTTCGTCGGCACGCTCGTGACTGTCGCCGCCTTCCGCATCCTTGTTCCCGATGCCAGCGTGCTCGGCACCGATCAATTCCCGGCTCCGGCGGCGCAAACCTGGAGAGGGGTCGCCGAAGCGATGTCGAAAGGCCTCAGCACCATGCACCCGGTGAAGATCTGGGCCATCGTGATCGGCGGCCTCGTCGGCATCATCCTGCCGACTCTCTCCCGCCTGTTCCCCAAGAAGCAAAAGTGGATTCCCTCCGCGGCCGGGGTCGGGCTGGCTTGGGTCTTCCAGTGGTTCTACGGCCTGCTGTTCCTGATCGGCGCCTTGATTGGCTATGGCTGGCAGAAGAGGAACGCGAAGCACTGCGAGGAATACCTGTTCCCGGTGGCATCCGGTATCGTGGCCGGCGGCGCGCTCATGGGCGTCATCTTGGTCTTCTGGGAGAACGGCGCG